A window from Pyrococcus kukulkanii encodes these proteins:
- a CDS encoding DUF4870 domain-containing protein: MSSKTSLDLEENVEAALSYVGIFITGIIILALEKESEFVRFHALQSTITFLGLILLGAVFRVIPIIGWVFNTVVTVVALIAWILGIIKAYQGEKFKFPIAGDLAESWLPKVNI; encoded by the coding sequence ATGAGCAGCAAAACATCATTGGATCTAGAAGAGAACGTTGAGGCAGCCCTGAGTTACGTTGGGATCTTCATCACGGGTATAATAATCCTAGCCCTAGAAAAAGAGAGCGAGTTTGTGAGATTTCACGCCCTCCAATCAACGATAACGTTCCTGGGCTTGATACTTTTAGGAGCCGTCTTCAGAGTAATCCCAATTATTGGGTGGGTTTTTAATACGGTAGTAACAGTAGTTGCTTTAATAGCTTGGATACTCGGAATAATAAAGGCGTATCAAGGAGAGAAGTTCAAGTTCCCTATAGCTGGAGACTTGGCAGAATCTTGGCTTCCAAAAGTTAATATTTAA
- a CDS encoding phosphoadenosine phosphosulfate reductase domain-containing protein, with amino-acid sequence MFNIIVRARKDAKAIQYINERNYGGYLRVSSLGGGRRFEEVEDNLHDALSDPYIPILLFGEKEKELAKDIANELEGPYFIRVLRTKRVRNMRVDELYSHIEEIKARFRLGVAWDADHYIFTPNNPLGLEINPDYDLYFAMGEDFRKNMVDLLGLDPGDVSLVLRKTMNIEEYYSGPNKIAEISKVLGQPTEIKWRAPALEEVSLKETIKANENYINAFEKASISFLRNFADRTAVVPWSGGKDSTATLILASKVFDEVTAIYVRMEYEMPLTDEYVEEVAKKLGINLVKVNVPMPIHKYGLPTHTNRWCTKMKVEALYNAVREIENPILIVGDRDAESAKRRLKPPVVTRKTPLGEITEVMPIKFWSGAMVQLYILMNGFELHPLYYQGFYRLGCTICPSLAQWEIDLLSKLGYLPKFMKEGKINDA; translated from the coding sequence ATGTTTAATATAATAGTCAGGGCAAGAAAAGATGCAAAGGCAATTCAGTACATCAATGAGAGAAACTATGGAGGGTACTTGAGAGTTTCGAGCTTAGGTGGAGGGAGGAGGTTTGAAGAAGTAGAGGATAACCTCCACGATGCATTAAGCGATCCATACATCCCGATACTACTTTTTGGAGAGAAGGAAAAGGAGTTAGCGAAAGATATCGCAAATGAGCTAGAAGGGCCCTATTTCATCAGAGTTCTCAGAACGAAGAGAGTTAGAAACATGAGGGTTGATGAGCTGTACTCTCATATTGAGGAGATAAAGGCTAGATTTAGGCTGGGTGTTGCTTGGGATGCTGATCACTATATTTTTACCCCTAATAATCCGCTTGGCTTGGAAATAAATCCAGATTATGACCTCTACTTTGCAATGGGAGAGGATTTCCGAAAGAATATGGTTGATCTGCTGGGTCTTGATCCCGGAGATGTATCTTTGGTTCTGAGAAAAACTATGAACATTGAGGAGTACTATTCGGGTCCAAATAAAATAGCGGAAATAAGCAAGGTTCTTGGCCAACCCACTGAGATTAAGTGGAGAGCACCTGCACTTGAAGAAGTTTCCCTTAAGGAAACTATCAAAGCAAATGAAAATTATATTAATGCTTTTGAAAAAGCAAGCATATCTTTTCTCAGGAACTTTGCCGACAGAACTGCAGTAGTGCCATGGAGCGGTGGAAAAGATTCCACTGCGACTTTAATATTGGCCAGTAAAGTGTTCGATGAAGTCACCGCTATCTATGTGAGAATGGAATATGAAATGCCCTTAACAGATGAATACGTTGAGGAAGTAGCCAAAAAGCTTGGAATAAATCTTGTGAAAGTCAACGTTCCCATGCCCATTCATAAGTATGGCTTACCAACCCACACCAATAGATGGTGCACAAAGATGAAGGTCGAGGCTCTCTATAATGCTGTAAGGGAAATTGAGAATCCAATACTTATCGTAGGAGACAGGGATGCTGAGAGTGCCAAGAGAAGGCTTAAACCTCCTGTTGTAACTAGGAAAACCCCCTTAGGGGAGATAACAGAGGTAATGCCAATTAAGTTCTGGAGCGGAGCAATGGTTCAGCTATACATCCTTATGAATGGGTTTGAGTTACATCCCTTATATTACCAGGGGTTCTACAGGTTGGGTTGTACGATATGTCCAAGTTTGGCCCAGTGGGAGATAGATCTGCTTAGTAAGCTTGGATACCTTCCAAAATTTATGAAAGAAGGGAAAATCAACGACGCCTAA
- a CDS encoding NADH-quinone oxidoreductase subunit B family protein, whose translation MTIKVPADQGNSQERKRLEKRIAQLCRFIGKSPWVFHVNSGSCNGCDIEIIAALTPRYDAERFGVKLVGSPRHADILIVTGPVTNQSLERVKLVYEQTPDPKVVIAVGACPTGGSVFYESPFTNAPLDNVIPVDVFVPGCPPRPEAILYGVVLALEKLAKMVKGEVPPEEGGG comes from the coding sequence ATGACGATTAAGGTTCCCGCCGATCAAGGTAATTCGCAGGAAAGGAAGAGGCTTGAAAAGAGAATTGCACAACTCTGCAGGTTCATTGGGAAATCCCCCTGGGTATTCCACGTAAACAGCGGAAGCTGTAACGGGTGTGATATCGAGATAATTGCCGCTTTAACTCCGCGATACGATGCTGAGAGGTTTGGAGTAAAGCTCGTAGGGAGCCCCAGGCATGCAGATATTTTGATAGTCACCGGACCAGTCACAAATCAGAGTTTGGAAAGGGTAAAGCTCGTGTACGAGCAAACTCCTGACCCAAAGGTGGTAATTGCAGTAGGAGCTTGCCCAACGGGTGGGAGTGTTTTCTACGAGAGTCCATTTACAAATGCCCCCCTTGATAACGTCATTCCAGTAGACGTCTTCGTTCCAGGATGTCCACCTAGGCCAGAAGCAATACTTTATGGCGTTGTTTTGGCTCTGGAAAAGCTTGCGAAGATGGTTAAGGGAGAGGTACCTCCTGAGGAGGGAGGAGGATGA
- the coaBC gene encoding bifunctional phosphopantothenoylcysteine decarboxylase/phosphopantothenate--cysteine ligase CoaBC, translating to MLHHVKLIYATKSRKLVGKKIVLAIPGSIAAVECVKLARELIRHGAEVHAVMSESATKIIHPYAMEFATGNPVVTEITGFIEHVELAGEHENKADLILVCPATANTISKIACGIDDTPVTTVVTTAFPHIPIMIAPAMHESMYRHPIVRENIEKLKRLGVEFIGPRIEEGKAKVATVDEIVYRVIRKLHPKTLKGKRVLVTAGATREYLDPIRFITNASSGKMGVALAEEADFRGAEVTLIKTKGSVPSFVENQIEVETVEEMLNVIEGELSKKKYDVVIMAAAVSDFRPKVKAQEKIKSGQRIVLELEPTPKIIDRIKEIQPDVFLVGFKAETSMDRLVNEAKRQIERAKSDMVIGNTLEAFGSEENKVVIVTKDEIKNLPKMKKRELAEKIWDEIERLL from the coding sequence ATGCTCCATCATGTTAAGCTTATCTACGCAACGAAAAGCAGAAAGCTAGTTGGAAAGAAAATAGTCCTCGCAATTCCTGGGAGCATAGCTGCAGTTGAATGTGTGAAACTTGCCAGGGAGTTGATAAGACATGGAGCTGAGGTTCATGCGGTAATGAGCGAGAGTGCCACAAAAATAATCCACCCCTATGCTATGGAATTTGCAACAGGAAATCCAGTTGTAACTGAAATTACGGGGTTTATAGAGCATGTTGAGTTGGCAGGAGAGCATGAGAATAAGGCCGACCTAATTTTAGTGTGCCCTGCAACGGCCAACACCATTAGTAAGATCGCCTGCGGAATAGACGATACTCCCGTGACTACAGTTGTTACAACTGCATTCCCACATATCCCAATAATGATAGCTCCTGCAATGCACGAGAGCATGTACAGGCATCCAATAGTTAGGGAAAACATTGAAAAGCTGAAAAGGCTTGGCGTGGAGTTCATAGGCCCCAGGATAGAAGAAGGGAAGGCAAAAGTTGCGACAGTTGATGAAATAGTATATAGAGTGATAAGGAAGTTGCATCCGAAAACCCTGAAAGGGAAGCGTGTTCTCGTTACTGCTGGGGCTACTCGCGAATACTTAGATCCAATAAGGTTCATAACTAATGCTAGTAGTGGAAAGATGGGAGTTGCTTTAGCGGAGGAGGCGGACTTTAGAGGGGCGGAGGTCACGCTAATAAAAACAAAGGGTAGTGTTCCCAGCTTCGTGGAGAATCAGATAGAAGTTGAAACGGTTGAGGAAATGCTTAACGTAATAGAAGGAGAGCTATCAAAGAAGAAGTATGATGTCGTGATAATGGCTGCAGCTGTAAGCGATTTCAGACCTAAGGTAAAGGCCCAGGAAAAGATAAAGAGCGGTCAGAGGATTGTACTTGAACTTGAGCCCACTCCAAAAATAATAGATAGGATAAAAGAAATTCAGCCAGATGTGTTTCTAGTTGGCTTTAAGGCTGAAACATCCATGGATAGGTTAGTGAACGAGGCAAAGAGACAGATAGAGAGGGCTAAGAGTGACATGGTCATTGGGAATACGCTAGAAGCTTTCGGGAGCGAAGAAAACAAGGTCGTTATTGTAACAAAAGATGAAATTAAAAACCTGCCAAAGATGAAGAAGAGGGAGCTTGCGGAAAAAATATGGGACGAAATAGAGAGGTTACTCTGA
- a CDS encoding S16 family serine protease, translating into MKKKVVMLLFVMLVLLSKLTLAQCPLEGRTVVLKAPAVSMTSTGEMIGVPTEFVITVAPGSGHVYVETWPLTEVDMQASARLAAEVAGRILGIDMSKYDVFIQVKADSPIIGGPSAGGTMTVGIIAALMGWELKSDVMMTGMINPDGSIGPVGGILEKASAAHQAGARIFLIPEGQRIQVVMETQRKQIGPITQITTTQKKVDVAKYAEERWGLKVIEVRDIYDAIYYFTGHKLERPKPKGQILISTSFLERDAKQDYEDTLKYYENISEKLKNSEVSYSTYNYLKTALDSAYRTLQSAKDALNNGKYYTAMSLDFQARIIIRHVDWYIDVYEGRDLEDIFLEAKKEIDGIETYVSNLTIRGVTMLQAVAASETRIEDAKEYLKEAQAAYYKQDYWDAIGNVAYAYERAKTAKLWAQLGERYAKGETISREAIKKAARNQLDNARLIVTYITSMFGQQNLQDLVDTLNKGEQYYEDGKYSAALFSAMEARIRGEVILDTIGIENISVLRDKLKMMKEDAKIAIGLAEEGGTVPLLSMAYYEFAESYEAKGDLQDIITAMIFYQYAKETAMVFLGWKSSGESSSTPTISSPIGQNSTEVTTTITITKTETITQPTSTRICGPAIMVLIGVLVAIFRRR; encoded by the coding sequence ATGAAGAAAAAGGTTGTAATGCTCCTTTTCGTTATGTTGGTTCTTCTTTCCAAATTAACTCTTGCCCAGTGTCCTTTGGAAGGGCGAACTGTAGTTTTAAAAGCTCCTGCAGTTTCAATGACCTCTACTGGAGAAATGATAGGAGTGCCAACTGAATTTGTAATTACGGTGGCTCCAGGGAGTGGGCATGTGTACGTTGAGACATGGCCCTTAACGGAAGTTGACATGCAGGCATCAGCAAGGCTCGCAGCTGAAGTAGCAGGCAGAATCCTAGGAATAGATATGAGCAAGTACGATGTTTTCATCCAAGTAAAGGCAGACTCTCCCATAATTGGAGGCCCATCGGCCGGAGGTACCATGACAGTAGGGATCATTGCAGCCCTTATGGGATGGGAACTTAAAAGCGACGTCATGATGACAGGAATGATAAATCCGGATGGAAGTATTGGTCCAGTAGGAGGAATATTAGAAAAAGCATCAGCAGCACACCAAGCAGGAGCAAGAATATTTTTAATTCCAGAAGGCCAAAGAATCCAAGTTGTAATGGAGACCCAGAGGAAACAAATTGGACCTATTACTCAGATAACTACAACCCAAAAGAAGGTAGATGTAGCAAAATATGCAGAAGAAAGATGGGGATTGAAGGTAATAGAAGTGAGGGATATTTACGATGCAATCTACTACTTCACAGGTCACAAGCTTGAAAGGCCCAAGCCTAAGGGGCAGATTCTAATAAGTACTAGTTTCCTGGAAAGAGATGCAAAGCAGGATTATGAAGATACCCTTAAGTACTACGAGAATATAAGTGAGAAGCTGAAGAATAGTGAAGTTAGTTATTCAACATACAATTACCTTAAAACAGCTCTTGACAGTGCATATAGAACCCTTCAAAGTGCGAAAGATGCTTTAAATAATGGAAAATACTACACAGCAATGAGTCTTGACTTCCAAGCGAGGATAATTATAAGACATGTTGATTGGTATATAGATGTTTATGAAGGAAGGGATCTTGAGGATATATTCCTTGAGGCAAAGAAGGAAATTGATGGGATTGAAACTTACGTTTCTAATCTCACAATAAGAGGAGTTACAATGTTACAAGCAGTGGCAGCCAGTGAAACAAGAATTGAGGATGCTAAAGAGTATCTAAAGGAAGCGCAAGCAGCATATTACAAACAAGACTATTGGGATGCAATTGGCAATGTAGCTTACGCTTATGAAAGAGCTAAAACTGCCAAATTGTGGGCCCAATTAGGGGAAAGATACGCAAAAGGAGAAACCATCTCAAGAGAAGCAATAAAGAAAGCCGCTAGAAATCAGCTTGACAATGCAAGGCTTATAGTTACATATATAACCTCTATGTTTGGCCAACAAAACCTTCAGGATCTTGTGGATACTTTAAACAAGGGAGAACAGTACTATGAAGATGGGAAATACTCAGCAGCACTGTTTTCGGCAATGGAGGCAAGGATAAGAGGAGAAGTTATACTTGACACGATAGGAATTGAGAACATTAGTGTTCTAAGGGATAAGCTTAAAATGATGAAAGAAGATGCAAAAATCGCAATAGGATTAGCTGAGGAGGGAGGAACGGTACCACTCTTATCAATGGCATACTATGAGTTCGCGGAGAGCTATGAAGCCAAAGGAGACCTACAGGACATCATAACAGCAATGATATTTTACCAGTATGCAAAGGAAACTGCAATGGTCTTCTTGGGTTGGAAATCCAGTGGTGAAAGTTCAAGTACCCCAACGATATCCTCACCAATAGGCCAAAATAGCACGGAGGTAACTACAACAATAACAATAACAAAAACGGAAACTATTACACAACCTACCTCTACAAGAATATGCGGACCCGCAATAATGGTGCTGATAGGAGTGCTAGTAGCAATCTTTAGGCGTCGTTGA
- a CDS encoding hydrogenase large subunit produces the protein MTKKVEYWVKIPFGPIHPGLEEPEKFILTLDGERIVSVDVKLGYNLRGIQWIAMRRNYVQIMYLAERICGICSFSHNHTYVRAVEEMAGIEVPERAEYIRVIIGELERIHSHLLNLGVVGHDIGYDTVLHLTWLAREKVMDVLEAITGNRVNYSMMTIGGVRRDIEEKHKRLLLEMIKYYREVLPQIEDVFLHDSTIEARLRDSAIIPRKLAIEMGAVGPTGRGSGVKDDARWSERLGVYPDLGIKPVMPEDVTGEKARGDIYDRMAVRIGELWQSLELIEHALDQMPEGKIKTFPKDNVLVAKLKILGDGEGIGRYEAPRGELVHYVKGKKGRDGPVRWKMREPTFPNIFAIAKGLEGNQLADAVVAIASIDPCLSCTDRVAVIKDGKKFILTEKDLLRLSIKKTREINPDIKGDPTPAGVGCSRGVLL, from the coding sequence ATGACGAAGAAAGTTGAATACTGGGTTAAGATTCCATTCGGCCCAATTCATCCTGGACTTGAGGAGCCTGAGAAGTTCATTCTAACGCTCGACGGTGAGAGGATAGTTAGCGTTGACGTTAAGCTCGGCTATAACCTTAGAGGCATTCAATGGATAGCAATGAGAAGGAACTACGTTCAGATTATGTACCTGGCTGAAAGGATTTGTGGAATATGCTCATTTTCACATAATCACACGTACGTTAGAGCAGTTGAGGAGATGGCCGGAATAGAAGTTCCAGAGAGGGCGGAGTACATAAGGGTTATTATAGGTGAACTTGAGAGAATACACTCTCATCTTCTTAATCTAGGTGTCGTTGGGCATGACATAGGCTACGATACCGTCCTTCACTTAACTTGGCTGGCTAGAGAAAAGGTCATGGACGTGCTCGAGGCGATAACGGGAAACAGGGTTAACTATTCGATGATGACCATTGGTGGCGTTAGAAGGGACATAGAGGAGAAGCATAAGAGATTGTTGCTGGAGATGATCAAGTACTACCGAGAAGTACTTCCCCAAATTGAAGATGTGTTCTTGCATGACTCAACCATTGAGGCTAGATTGAGGGACTCGGCTATAATTCCTAGGAAACTCGCAATTGAGATGGGAGCAGTCGGCCCCACTGGTAGAGGTTCGGGAGTTAAGGATGATGCAAGATGGAGCGAGAGATTGGGAGTTTATCCTGATCTTGGAATCAAGCCAGTAATGCCTGAAGATGTCACAGGGGAAAAGGCCAGGGGAGATATATATGATAGGATGGCCGTTAGAATAGGCGAATTGTGGCAGAGCCTCGAGCTGATAGAGCATGCTCTCGATCAGATGCCTGAGGGTAAGATAAAGACTTTCCCAAAGGACAATGTCCTAGTGGCGAAGTTAAAGATCCTTGGAGATGGGGAGGGCATAGGAAGATATGAGGCCCCGAGAGGTGAGCTTGTCCACTACGTTAAGGGCAAGAAGGGAAGGGACGGTCCAGTAAGGTGGAAGATGAGAGAGCCAACGTTTCCGAATATCTTCGCTATAGCTAAAGGATTAGAAGGTAACCAGCTAGCTGATGCCGTCGTTGCAATTGCATCGATAGATCCCTGCCTTAGCTGTACCGATAGAGTTGCTGTGATAAAGGATGGGAAGAAGTTCATACTGACAGAGAAAGATCTTCTAAGGCTTTCTATAAAGAAGACAAGAGAAATAAATCCCGATATTAAGGGAGATCCAACTCCCGCGGGAGTTGGATGCTCTAGGGGGGTGCTGCTATGA
- a CDS encoding NADH-quinone oxidoreductase subunit D: MVTQEELIKEARENGMELYPIEKDTYELFFGPQHMATENFSIILKMDGNRVVKAIANPGFLHRGFEKLAEFRPWYTNIALLLRICVPESDVPEAIYSMAVDEIIGWEVPERAQWIRTVVLEMARVSAYLFWIMGLSFKLGVYTAGQWAAAYRERLMRLFEELTGARVYHIYTIPGGVRRDIPGDKWLRQLKDTVEYIRSKLPDFDNLVFENYITYKRMEGIGVMDKKFALAEGVTGPNLRATGVAYDVRKDDPYLFYPELDFEVPTLKEGDALARALVRRYELEQDLYILEQLLEMGPPSGSYKVEDPRLKNLPRFKVPAGDAFAHVESTKGDFGAYIVSDGGNKPYRVHVRGPSIAHGIRVLEQLLVGARIADVPIILMSLDNCPPDIDR; this comes from the coding sequence ATGGTCACCCAAGAGGAGTTAATTAAGGAAGCGAGAGAGAACGGGATGGAGCTCTATCCAATAGAGAAGGACACTTATGAGTTGTTCTTTGGTCCACAACACATGGCCACTGAGAACTTCAGCATAATCTTAAAGATGGATGGTAACAGGGTCGTAAAAGCCATAGCAAACCCAGGATTTCTCCACAGAGGCTTCGAAAAACTAGCAGAATTTAGGCCCTGGTACACGAACATAGCACTACTTCTTAGGATCTGTGTCCCAGAGTCCGATGTTCCCGAGGCGATATACTCAATGGCCGTCGATGAAATCATTGGCTGGGAAGTTCCAGAAAGGGCTCAGTGGATAAGGACTGTAGTTTTAGAAATGGCGAGGGTCTCAGCTTACCTCTTCTGGATAATGGGGCTAAGTTTTAAGTTAGGTGTTTACACCGCAGGACAGTGGGCCGCTGCATATAGGGAGAGACTCATGAGGCTCTTCGAAGAGTTGACGGGAGCCAGAGTCTACCATATTTACACGATTCCGGGAGGAGTTAGAAGGGATATCCCTGGGGATAAGTGGCTAAGACAACTAAAAGACACCGTTGAGTACATAAGGTCAAAGTTACCGGACTTTGACAACCTCGTATTCGAGAACTACATAACCTATAAGAGAATGGAAGGAATAGGAGTCATGGACAAGAAGTTCGCATTAGCAGAGGGAGTTACCGGGCCAAATTTGAGAGCAACTGGAGTTGCTTACGACGTGAGAAAGGATGATCCCTACCTCTTCTACCCAGAGCTCGACTTTGAAGTTCCAACGCTCAAGGAAGGGGATGCGCTAGCCAGAGCACTCGTAAGAAGGTACGAGCTTGAGCAGGATCTCTACATCCTGGAGCAACTGCTTGAAATGGGCCCGCCAAGTGGTTCATATAAGGTTGAAGACCCCAGGTTGAAGAATCTGCCAAGGTTCAAGGTTCCGGCAGGAGATGCCTTCGCTCACGTGGAATCAACAAAGGGGGATTTCGGAGCCTACATTGTCAGCGATGGGGGGAATAAACCCTACAGAGTTCACGTGAGGGGACCGAGCATTGCTCATGGAATAAGGGTGTTGGAACAGCTGTTAGTTGGAGCGAGAATAGCCGACGTCCCCATTATATTAATGAGCCTTGACAACTGTCCACCTGATATAGACAGGTGA
- the nuoI gene encoding NADH-quinone oxidoreductase subunit NuoI produces the protein MPAKVVGEDKVKKSPSFIKPWLGLKYIFKKPVTIKIPYEKIEPAPKYRGFHTLDWKKCVGCNFCGQICPARAIEMTWIEVDGKMEKRPHPKIDYGRCTFCQFCVDVCPTGALGFIESYILTTTGEEEELVLYDWVPIHPDKFKEIQEEFKDWRFPVEKIYFNEETGEVTYYLRNGETFKFKIVGYGIRPPKPKTQTPPKKEEKNSE, from the coding sequence ATGCCCGCGAAAGTTGTTGGAGAAGATAAGGTCAAAAAGAGCCCCTCATTCATTAAACCCTGGCTTGGCCTTAAATACATCTTCAAAAAACCGGTTACGATAAAGATACCTTACGAAAAAATTGAACCCGCTCCAAAGTACAGGGGATTCCACACTTTAGACTGGAAAAAGTGCGTTGGGTGTAACTTCTGCGGTCAGATATGTCCAGCTAGGGCAATAGAGATGACGTGGATAGAGGTTGATGGTAAGATGGAGAAGAGACCACATCCAAAGATAGACTATGGGAGGTGCACCTTCTGCCAGTTCTGTGTTGATGTGTGTCCAACTGGGGCGCTGGGATTCATAGAGAGCTACATATTAACGACCACTGGAGAAGAGGAGGAGCTAGTCCTTTACGATTGGGTTCCAATACATCCGGACAAGTTCAAGGAAATACAAGAAGAATTCAAGGATTGGAGATTTCCAGTGGAAAAAATATACTTCAATGAAGAGACCGGCGAAGTAACTTACTACCTCAGGAACGGTGAAACGTTCAAGTTCAAGATCGTTGGATATGGAATAAGGCCACCAAAGCCAAAGACACAAACTCCACCAAAGAAAGAAGAAAAGAATTCAGAGTAA
- a CDS encoding NADH-quinone oxidoreductase subunit C: MSKEEEFVEIVKQKFPDVSVVIKENKWGRKRVWINVPRESFRDFMKFLREYDEDAHYSIAIGEDVGEAIDFSIHFLLKYEDAPAISLIVKTSVPKDDPVLPDISDIFPISLQFEREVMEMIGIDFENAPDKRRLFLPDDFPEGIYPLRLDDKGIPEEMVKNAGHPYLLRRGE; encoded by the coding sequence ATGAGCAAGGAGGAAGAGTTCGTTGAAATAGTCAAACAGAAGTTTCCTGATGTTAGTGTTGTAATCAAGGAGAATAAGTGGGGTAGAAAGAGAGTGTGGATAAATGTACCTAGGGAGAGTTTTAGGGACTTCATGAAGTTCCTGAGGGAGTATGATGAGGATGCCCACTATTCTATAGCTATAGGGGAAGACGTTGGCGAGGCGATAGATTTCAGCATTCACTTCCTACTAAAGTACGAAGATGCTCCGGCCATTTCATTGATAGTTAAGACAAGCGTTCCCAAAGATGATCCGGTGCTTCCCGACATAAGTGACATATTCCCAATCTCCCTCCAGTTCGAGAGGGAAGTCATGGAGATGATAGGAATAGACTTTGAAAATGCTCCTGACAAGAGAAGGTTATTCCTCCCCGACGACTTCCCAGAGGGTATCTATCCTCTAAGGCTTGACGACAAGGGAATTCCAGAGGAGATGGTGAAGAACGCTGGTCATCCTTACCTATTGAGGAGGGGTGAGTGA
- a CDS encoding 4Fe-4S dicluster domain-containing protein: MIRLPLLSTVIKNLFKKPATNPFPKTEPVPVPENFRGKIIYNVDKCVGCRMCVTVCPAGVFVYLPEIRKVTLWTGRCVFCKQCVDVCPTNALQMSDEFLLASYDKYDSKFIYVTPEEAEEIKKKQAELKKAKEQAKGKKGQ, encoded by the coding sequence ATGATTAGACTTCCTCTCTTATCTACTGTCATTAAGAACCTCTTCAAGAAACCAGCGACAAACCCTTTCCCTAAGACGGAGCCCGTGCCAGTTCCTGAGAACTTTAGGGGGAAAATAATATACAATGTCGACAAGTGCGTTGGCTGTAGGATGTGCGTCACTGTATGTCCCGCAGGAGTCTTCGTGTACCTTCCAGAGATAAGGAAAGTAACCCTATGGACAGGGAGGTGTGTGTTCTGCAAGCAGTGCGTTGATGTCTGTCCGACAAATGCGCTCCAAATGAGTGACGAGTTCCTCCTTGCGAGCTACGACAAGTATGATTCAAAATTCATCTATGTAACTCCGGAAGAAGCTGAAGAAATCAAGAAGAAGCAGGCGGAATTGAAGAAGGCTAAGGAACAAGCTAAGGGTAAGAAGGGTCAGTGA
- a CDS encoding respiratory chain complex I subunit 1 family protein, with protein sequence MKLIYAILGLVALYIYVSIMSLLFAGIDRKLVARMQRRIGPPILQPFYDFLKLVSKETIIPNTANFMFRAAPLLMLATTIALLAYTPLGFAPIFATKGDIIVFIYLLTLADFFLIVGVMSSGSPYGRIGASREVAMLVSREPAMMLGVFTVMWGISKLGVQKPFSLSSLYEHNIWELGPMAWVAGAILIYVFMAWLASEIEAGFFNIPEAEQEIAEGTLVEYSGRYLAIIKLAESMKEFIAASLVVAVLFPWQLDMPGIQGYIANLLIHTLKVFIVLFVAKTIFRTVTGRLKISQAVNLLWTRVFAASVIGALILAMGVSL encoded by the coding sequence ATGAAGTTAATTTATGCTATCCTAGGCTTAGTTGCCCTTTACATTTACGTCTCCATAATGTCCTTACTGTTCGCGGGAATTGATAGAAAGCTAGTTGCGAGAATGCAGAGGAGAATAGGACCACCAATACTGCAGCCTTTCTATGACTTCCTAAAGCTCGTTAGCAAGGAAACCATAATTCCAAATACTGCAAATTTCATGTTTAGAGCTGCTCCATTGCTTATGCTTGCAACGACGATAGCCTTGTTAGCCTACACTCCCTTGGGCTTTGCCCCCATCTTTGCAACCAAGGGTGATATCATCGTGTTTATTTACTTACTAACTCTCGCCGACTTCTTCCTTATAGTTGGTGTTATGAGCTCTGGAAGCCCCTACGGTAGGATAGGTGCATCTAGAGAAGTGGCAATGCTTGTTTCAAGGGAGCCAGCAATGATGCTTGGAGTTTTCACCGTGATGTGGGGAATCTCAAAGCTTGGAGTTCAGAAGCCCTTCAGCCTTTCAAGCTTATATGAGCATAATATCTGGGAATTAGGTCCAATGGCTTGGGTGGCTGGGGCAATACTAATTTACGTCTTTATGGCATGGCTGGCAAGTGAGATAGAGGCAGGATTCTTCAACATTCCAGAAGCTGAGCAGGAAATTGCCGAGGGAACCCTTGTTGAGTACAGTGGTAGGTACTTGGCGATAATAAAGCTTGCCGAATCAATGAAGGAGTTTATAGCAGCCTCACTCGTAGTTGCAGTATTGTTCCCATGGCAACTTGACATGCCTGGGATTCAGGGTTACATAGCCAACCTACTCATCCACACCCTAAAGGTATTCATAGTCCTCTTCGTTGCAAAAACTATCTTTAGAACCGTTACTGGTAGGCTGAAGATTAGCCAAGCAGTGAACTTGCTATGGACTAGAGTGTTTGCCGCTAGTGTTATCGGAGCCCTAATCCTTGCAATGGGGGTGAGCCTATGA